The following coding sequences lie in one Armatimonadota bacterium genomic window:
- a CDS encoding glycosyltransferase, whose protein sequence is MERSSAASPLLSIVIATRNRIPFAISAIQSILEIPDPRLELVVQDNSECRDLEAYVQENVKDTRFRYRYTPPPFSSIDNFNAVLELATGEYVCMIGDDDGVNPEILEAAEWAKRENVDSLGVRTVVHYLWPDTGVPATLYTKATSGCLQISPFSGDLHDADIEKEMRNLVRNGGLYYLDFELPKLYHGLVRRSCLESVRAKTGNYLAGLSPDVFAALSIANVGKRVVVTDYPLTIPGVCGVSSSVREGLLKKPSKELKDAPHFRDRGEYQWCELVPRIYAAEAIWADSAVAALRAMDRDDLVSQLNLPRLAAYCIGANRGVAGPVLRDMFRGIRITGKNPAVAAIKFAWGYLTGPGVRFARRAWNRLLILTGRRSVYNAVGLENMVEVTHALTHYLQENGRSFAECVRRAK, encoded by the coding sequence ATGGAACGGAGTAGCGCCGCTTCGCCACTGCTCAGCATCGTCATCGCGACCCGCAACCGGATACCATTTGCGATTTCAGCCATTCAGAGCATCCTGGAAATCCCCGATCCGAGGCTGGAACTGGTTGTACAGGATAACAGCGAGTGCCGGGACCTGGAAGCCTATGTCCAGGAAAACGTAAAGGATACCCGATTTCGGTATCGATACACACCGCCGCCTTTCTCCTCGATCGACAATTTCAACGCGGTGCTGGAACTGGCCACGGGCGAATATGTCTGCATGATCGGTGACGATGACGGTGTTAACCCGGAGATACTTGAGGCAGCGGAATGGGCCAAGCGGGAAAACGTTGATTCCCTGGGCGTTCGGACAGTGGTCCATTACCTCTGGCCCGACACGGGTGTCCCTGCCACGCTTTACACCAAAGCTACCTCCGGGTGTCTTCAGATCAGCCCGTTCAGCGGTGACCTTCACGATGCGGACATCGAAAAGGAAATGCGAAATCTGGTGCGCAACGGAGGGTTGTACTACCTGGATTTCGAGCTGCCCAAGCTTTACCATGGCCTTGTGCGCCGCTCCTGCCTCGAGTCCGTTCGTGCGAAGACAGGAAACTACCTTGCGGGCCTGAGTCCGGACGTTTTTGCCGCGCTCTCGATCGCGAACGTCGGCAAACGCGTTGTTGTCACCGATTATCCGCTCACGATTCCCGGCGTGTGCGGCGTCAGCAGCTCGGTGCGCGAGGGCTTGCTCAAGAAACCTTCAAAGGAACTGAAAGACGCGCCGCATTTCCGCGATAGAGGCGAGTACCAATGGTGCGAACTCGTTCCCCGAATCTACGCCGCCGAGGCGATCTGGGCTGATTCTGCGGTTGCGGCCCTTCGCGCCATGGACCGCGACGATCTGGTGAGCCAGTTGAACCTGCCCAGACTGGCGGCCTATTGCATCGGAGCCAATCGCGGTGTCGCCGGGCCCGTGTTGCGCGACATGTTCAGAGGGATCCGGATCACGGGGAAAAACCCCGCCGTCGCCGCGATTAAGTTTGCGTGGGGATACCTGACAGGCCCGGGTGTGAGGTTTGCGCGTCGGGCATGGAACCGCCTTCTGATTCTCACGGGGAGGCGCTCCGTGTACAATGCCGTAGGGTTGGAGAACATGGTTGAGGTTACACACGCCCTCACTCACTATCTGCAGGAGAACGGGCGGAGTTTTGCCGAATGTGTGCGTCGCGCGAAATGA
- a CDS encoding DUF4861 family protein — protein MVIRYSFRTAVVTMFLLAGASVLGQENQVKQIKVTLRNPTAIARPNEPIVITLADIAKAAPDFKATSFIVTTSDAATPADDARAKASRPLACQADDLDGDGKADEIAFEVDLAPLSTKVVTISYGAEELIKPLRVSFPKRAHASFQTKYEGMGWESDRVAWRMYFDARNAFDMYGKRQHCLALDYFAQPGVDYHAESPIGRDTFKIGDALGIGSAGAYVDGKAVKISEVTDRKWKVIADGPVRAIFDLIYTGWSVAGKKVDINSRVTVWAGQHWFDHAITARNANGVTLITGLPRKPGVAFSSGVALENGQARYTETWGHQALMPGATATEAHPDQNLGLGIIVLPGAGGSADELPDAADHIVRVPVTTMNGTITTQWRVVSAWDQEQPDGDSVLGLDPAMTLPVALRSEEGWKRYVAGVASRYAQPVTVSVLP, from the coding sequence ATGGTCATACGTTATTCGTTCCGGACCGCTGTCGTCACGATGTTCCTGCTGGCAGGGGCTTCCGTGTTAGGCCAGGAAAACCAAGTCAAGCAGATCAAGGTAACGCTGCGAAACCCCACTGCGATCGCGCGCCCAAACGAGCCGATCGTCATCACACTTGCGGATATCGCCAAAGCTGCGCCGGACTTCAAGGCCACCTCGTTCATCGTCACAACCAGCGACGCCGCGACGCCGGCCGATGACGCACGCGCGAAGGCATCCCGCCCTCTGGCTTGCCAGGCGGACGATCTTGACGGCGACGGCAAGGCGGACGAGATCGCCTTCGAGGTCGATCTGGCGCCCCTTTCCACCAAGGTCGTGACCATCTCCTACGGCGCCGAAGAACTCATCAAACCCCTGCGAGTATCATTTCCGAAGCGCGCGCACGCCTCGTTCCAGACGAAGTACGAAGGGATGGGCTGGGAGAGCGACCGCGTGGCCTGGCGCATGTATTTCGACGCGCGAAACGCGTTCGATATGTATGGTAAGCGTCAGCACTGCCTTGCCTTGGACTACTTCGCCCAGCCCGGAGTGGACTACCACGCCGAGTCGCCCATCGGCCGCGACACGTTCAAGATCGGTGATGCGTTGGGCATAGGTTCGGCGGGCGCCTATGTCGACGGAAAGGCGGTGAAGATCAGCGAAGTGACGGATCGCAAGTGGAAGGTCATCGCGGATGGTCCGGTGCGCGCGATCTTCGACCTGATCTACACGGGTTGGAGCGTGGCGGGGAAGAAGGTGGACATTAACAGCCGCGTTACCGTCTGGGCGGGCCAGCACTGGTTCGACCATGCGATCACGGCCCGAAACGCGAACGGCGTGACACTCATTACCGGCCTTCCCCGAAAACCCGGCGTCGCGTTCTCGTCCGGAGTCGCTCTAGAGAACGGGCAGGCCCGTTACACGGAAACCTGGGGTCACCAAGCCCTGATGCCTGGCGCGACAGCGACGGAAGCGCATCCGGACCAGAACCTCGGTCTGGGGATCATCGTGCTTCCAGGTGCCGGCGGATCGGCGGACGAGTTGCCCGATGCCGCGGATCACATCGTTCGCGTGCCGGTGACGACGATGAATGGAACCATAACGACCCAATGGCGTGTCGTCTCCGCGTGGGACCAGGAACAGCCGGATGGTGACAGCGTTCTGGGGTTGGATCCGGCGATGACCCTGCCGGTCGCCCTGCGCTCCGAGGAAGGCTGGAAGCGCTATGTCGCCGGCGTCGCGTCCCGATACGCTCAACCCGTGACCGTCAGCGTCTTGCCGTGA
- the kduD gene encoding 2-dehydro-3-deoxy-D-gluconate 5-dehydrogenase KduD, with protein sequence MSSRKDTVVVLDDFRLDGKVALVTGAGVGLGRGMALALSQAGANVACHGHPDALDTCRIIEGNDRKALGLSGDLRNEKTPASLVDATIHAFGRIDILVNNAGMIRRASAVDFTDEDWMDVLNLNLNGVWRLCREAGRHMLERGSGKIINIASLLSFQGGVFVPAYTASKSAVAGLTKALANEWAPKGVNVNAIAPGYMATDNTAALRADETRSRQILERIPAGRWGTPEDLGPVAVFLASEASRYIHGHVLVVDGGWMGR encoded by the coding sequence ATGTCGAGTAGAAAGGACACCGTTGTGGTTCTCGACGATTTCAGATTGGACGGCAAGGTTGCCCTCGTCACCGGCGCGGGCGTCGGCCTCGGACGGGGGATGGCGCTCGCGCTCTCGCAGGCCGGCGCCAACGTCGCCTGCCATGGCCACCCGGACGCACTGGATACCTGCCGCATTATCGAGGGGAACGACCGCAAAGCTCTCGGCCTGTCCGGTGACCTCCGGAACGAGAAGACCCCCGCCAGTCTGGTGGACGCAACCATCCACGCTTTCGGTCGCATCGACATCCTCGTGAACAACGCGGGCATGATCCGGCGCGCTTCAGCAGTAGACTTCACCGACGAGGACTGGATGGACGTCCTCAACCTCAATCTCAACGGAGTCTGGCGCCTCTGTCGGGAAGCGGGCCGCCACATGCTGGAACGCGGCAGCGGCAAAATCATCAACATCGCCTCCCTGCTGTCGTTCCAGGGCGGGGTTTTCGTCCCGGCGTATACGGCCAGCAAGAGCGCCGTTGCCGGGCTCACGAAGGCGCTCGCCAACGAATGGGCGCCAAAGGGCGTGAATGTGAACGCCATCGCTCCGGGCTATATGGCCACCGACAACACCGCGGCCCTGCGCGCCGATGAGACCCGCAGTCGCCAGATTCTGGAGCGCATCCCGGCCGGACGTTGGGGTACGCCGGAAGACCTGGGACCAGTCGCCGTCTTCCTCGCTTCCGAAGCCTCGCGGTACATCCACGGCCACGTCCTGGTGGTGGATGGCGGTTGGATGGGGCGCTGA
- a CDS encoding MFS transporter: MTGATIPATVRLGNRRWSICALLFFATTVNYLDRAIINALAPRLMADLGWDKTQYGYVTTAFQVAYAIGLVASGGVIDRLGTRKGFAWAVGLWSLAAMATGMARHIAGWLPAQVPWFGVAAFIPATVLTFTVARSLLGLAEAGNFPAAVKTVAEWFPRKERALATGIFNAGTNVGAVLAPLAAVYITLWWGWEWAFISTGAAGFAWLAFWLTMYRKPEEDPGLTRAELDHILSDPPEPATKIPWASILPFRQTWAFSIGKFLTDPVWWFWLFWLGIFLKDRFDVKLEGIAAPLVFIYVAADIGSVAGGWLSSDLIRRGWSVNAARKTAMLICAVCVVPVIGALFTTSMWTAVGLIALAAAAHQAWSCNLFTLVSDTFPRRAVGSVVGFGGMWGAAGSVFLTLRVGPYLKSHKDSYLPFFLIAGCGYIIALLIIHLLAPRLKPADVE, translated from the coding sequence ATGACCGGAGCCACCATTCCCGCGACGGTTCGCTTGGGCAACCGGCGCTGGTCCATATGCGCGCTCCTGTTCTTCGCTACGACCGTCAACTACCTGGACCGCGCTATCATCAACGCCCTCGCCCCACGCCTGATGGCAGACCTGGGTTGGGACAAAACCCAGTATGGCTACGTTACGACCGCGTTCCAGGTGGCGTACGCGATCGGCCTCGTCGCGAGCGGCGGAGTGATCGACAGGCTCGGCACACGCAAGGGGTTCGCATGGGCCGTGGGACTCTGGAGCCTCGCGGCGATGGCGACCGGGATGGCACGCCACATCGCGGGATGGCTGCCGGCGCAGGTGCCGTGGTTCGGCGTCGCCGCGTTCATTCCGGCGACGGTGCTGACGTTTACGGTCGCCCGTTCCCTGCTGGGGCTCGCCGAGGCCGGCAACTTCCCGGCAGCGGTGAAGACGGTGGCGGAGTGGTTCCCGCGGAAGGAACGCGCCCTCGCGACCGGGATTTTCAACGCCGGCACCAACGTCGGCGCCGTCCTGGCGCCGCTTGCCGCGGTGTACATCACACTCTGGTGGGGCTGGGAATGGGCATTCATATCAACCGGGGCGGCGGGGTTCGCCTGGCTGGCCTTCTGGCTAACGATGTATCGCAAACCGGAGGAGGACCCGGGTCTCACGCGCGCGGAACTGGACCACATCCTCAGCGACCCCCCTGAGCCGGCCACGAAGATACCGTGGGCAAGCATCCTTCCGTTCCGCCAGACGTGGGCATTCTCCATCGGCAAATTCCTCACGGACCCGGTGTGGTGGTTCTGGTTGTTCTGGCTGGGTATCTTCCTTAAGGACCGCTTCGACGTCAAACTGGAGGGTATCGCCGCGCCGCTGGTATTCATCTATGTGGCCGCCGATATCGGAAGCGTAGCGGGCGGATGGTTGTCCTCGGACCTGATCCGTCGCGGTTGGAGCGTGAACGCCGCGCGCAAAACGGCAATGCTGATCTGTGCCGTTTGCGTGGTACCGGTTATCGGCGCGCTGTTCACCACATCGATGTGGACGGCGGTCGGCCTCATCGCGCTGGCGGCGGCGGCGCACCAGGCGTGGTCATGCAACCTGTTCACTCTGGTCTCAGATACGTTTCCGCGCCGGGCGGTCGGTTCCGTCGTGGGCTTCGGGGGCATGTGGGGCGCGGCGGGAAGCGTATTTCTCACTCTGCGGGTCGGACCTTATCTCAAATCGCATAAGGACTCCTACCTGCCGTTCTTCCTGATCGCCGGGTGCGGCTATATCATAGCGCTGCTGATCATCCATCTGCTGGCCCCCAGGCTGAAGCCGGCCGATGTCGAGTAG